Genomic window (Vibrio coralliirubri):
GCATCACCACCGGCGTATCGTTGTGAATGAACTGCTCAAGACGCTTAGTAAACCCAACTCGGTTGTAGAGCTTGGTCAGTGCATCTATGTAGGCATCTTCACTGTTTGCCGGTGTGTATTGTTTTGCGGTTTCTTGTGCGTCTTGGATAAGCACCAACTGAGTGTTGCTTCCAAGAACGGTGGTGGAGTCGATGTTGAGTTGAACCTTACGTTCAAAGCCGCATCGGGCACCCGTTAAGCAAACCAAACCAGACTCAGAAATAATAGAGCTGAGGTTATTATTGAAGACTGTTTTGGTTTGTTCATCGATAAATAGGCGTCCCAACTCTTCACCAATTAACTCTGTGGTTGAGTTAAAGCCAAGCAAGCGCGCTGCTGCTGGGTTAGATGACAAGATGTAGTCACTCTCAACGAGCAGTAATCCATCTGGGAGTAGTTGAGATAGCTTGTGGAATTTGGCTTCGGACTCTTCTAAAGAACGGACAAGTACTTGGTTTTCTGATGTGTCGAAGGCGTGAAAGACGATGTAGTCGGTTTTGTTGCCATTGGTAAGTGGAGATAGGCTGAAATGAAGGCTGGTATCGAGGTCAGTTTCGTTGAGGGTGACTTCGGCCTCAATCGTTTCGCCACTGAATGCACGCTCATAGTAAGGTTTGAGATGTTGGTAGAACTGTTCGCCCAATGTTTGGCGGTCATTCATGCCTGCAAGCTCTGTTTGACTCAAACCAGCAATATCACAGTAACGCTCATTCACCATAAAATAGTTATGTTGAGCATCAAGTACTGCAAAAAAGAACGGACTATTTGCAGTTAGCTGGGTAAACCAATGTTGTAGTTGCTGGGGAGGCATCAAAGTACTACCAATTCTCCAAGAGCTTGAATATTCACTATCGATAAATATTTATTACTTTCTGTGTGGCTATCGATATTTACCTGTGAGTGCAGCGATCCGCTGTAATTCTCATTACCTGAGTTACTATAACTGTGATTTTCAGGATATTAAAGGTCGAGTATCAAACAGAAGTTAATTTGATACATAACAGTAACTGAGATCTCAACATCATCTATGATGCATTCCATATTATTGACAAAGTTACGGATAAGTCACGTGATAAACAAGATTCGCACTCAACTAGTTCAAAATGCCGCATCAATTTTGCGATCTCCAGTCCAGTTATTGCCTAAAACAGTACAAAAAAGAGCCTTATTGGAGGCGCTTAAGAATGTCTTCAAGGAAGCTTTAGAGGACGGTGACTTTGAGTTTTTAGAAGACAAATGGTTGAAAGTCTCAATAAAAGACATGGGGTTAAGTTGGTGTATTAGCTACAAAAATGAGCAACTGGTTGTAGCTGATAAAGAGGTGGCTGAAGATGTAAGCTTTAGCGGCAACCTTAACGATCTTGTGTTGATTGCGGGACGTAAAGAAGACCCAGATACGCTTTTCTTCCAGCGTAGACTGTCTATTGAAGGCGATACCGAGCTCGGTTTAGAAGTCAAAAACTTGATGGATAGCGTAGATTTGGACTTATTGCCGACTCCTATGAAAACTTTGTTAAATCAATTAGCTGATTTTGTGCAGAAGGGAGTACAATCCCCAGATACACAAAGTGAGGTAATGAATGCTTATTCGAACTGAAGCACCGGCAGATATACTTGTCATTGATCGTTTATTGAAATCTGTTTTTGAAACAGATGCAGAAGCTAACTTGGTTATGAGCTTGCGTGAGAATAGCCACTTAACGCTATCGCTGGTGGCTTGTTCTGATGAAGGCGAGGTGGTTGGTCACTTGATGTTTAGCCCTATCACTCTTGATGGCGACGATCATAACTGGCAAGGGCTTGCGCCTCTCGCTGTGAAAGAAGAGTTCCGCAACCAAGGCATTGCCAAATCTCTAGTTGAAGATGCGTTTTCCACTTTGGTTGATTTTGGTTACCCAGCTTGCGTTGTGCTTGGTGATCCTGCTTATTACAGCCGCTTTGGTTTCAAGGCTGCGAGCGAGTTTGGTCTGAGTTGTGTTTGGGATGTGCCTGAAGGCGCTTTCCAAGCGATTGAGTTGGTAGACGGTGCGTTTGCTGGACATGCTGGTGAGATTGCTTACAGCCCAGAGTTCAACGACTTATAAGCTGATTTATCACGCAATAAGATACAAACTGTTTTAGTCTAAATAAAGGAGCTTGATGCTCCTTTATTTTTTGTTAGTATCAGCCCAGTTCTAATAAGCTTCGGCTCTAATCAACTAAAGGTTACTACCGCTAGATATGTCACAAACACACGCGCAATACCTACAAGAGATGGGCATTAGCCAATGGGAGCTAAGTCACCCAGAGCGTTTAGCGGGTTATGAATCTGAATTGACTCCGCTCTCGAACGATTGCAAGTTACTGTTGGTTTCGCCTGAAAAACCTCAGGAAGATCTCGCCGTGATGTTTGAGCGAGTACTTAAAAGTATCAAGCTCGACTTATCTCAGGCTTTACACCTTCAGCCACAACACTTGTCTACTGTGGATTTAGGTTCGGTTGAGTGGGTATGGTTTGCTGGTTGCGAGTCGCCTCAAGAGCTGAAGGCTAAAACACTTCAATCGCCATTACTGTCTGACATTAACGGTAACAACCAACACCGCCGCGACTTATGGCAACAAATTTGTGCTTATGACTAATCAATTTTTACCGACTTCACAACAACACCTAGACGCCATTTGGCAGATAGAACAGGCCGCGCATTCTCATCCATGGTCTGAAAATATGATCCGAGATCTTGAGAATAGAGGTGCTTGTCATCATGTGCTTGAAGTCGATGGGCAAGTGGTCGGATACTTCTTCGCGCAAAACATCGTTGGTGAAGTCACGCTGCTTAATATTGCGGTAGACCCAAGCCAGCAAGGCAAAGGGTATGGGAAAGCGTTAACTGAACACTTCCTTGATATGTGTGAGCAAGCTGACGCGGAAAGTGCTTGGCTAGAAGTTCGCGAAAGTAATGTGAATGCGTTTAATCTTTACGAAAAGGCCGGTTTCAATGAAGTTGATCGCCGTCGTAACTATTATCCAACCAAGCAAGGCAACGAAGACGCCATCATTATGAGCTATCTTTTTCTGTCTTTTAGCTAAGCAGAGAGTACGCGAAAAATAGGGTGTAAACTGACCCTTTAGAAAGTGACACGCTTTCTGTATAATCCGCACACAGAATTCAAGGGCAAGTATTATCTACTTGCCCTTTTTACGCTTTAGATCAGCAAAGGGCGACTATGTCTTTCCAACAAGAAGTGAGCAAACGTAGAACGTTTGCGATTATCTCTCACCCGGATGCGGGTAAAACCACGATTACTGAAAAAGTTCTTTTATTCGGAAACGCGATTCAAAAAGCGGGTACCGTAAAAGGCCGTGGCTCTAACCAGCACGCTAAATCTGACTGGATGGAGATGGAAAAAGAACGTGGTATCTCGGTAACTACGTCGGTAATGCAATTCCCATACAATGATTGCCTAGTAAACCTACTAGATACTCCAGGACACGAAGATTTCTCGGAAGATACGTACCGTACGCTAACAGCGGTTGACTCATGTTTGATGGTTATCGATGCTGCGAAAGGTGTCGAGGATCGTACTCGTAAACTAATGGAAGTAACGCGTCTACGTGATACGCCAATCGTAACGTTTATGAACAAACTTGACCGTGACGTTCGTGACCCAATGGAAGTGCTTGATGAAGTAGAGAGCGAGCTAGGTATGGCTTGTGCTCCAATCTCATGGCCTATTGGTTGTGGTAAAGAGTTTAAAGGTGTTTACCACATTCACCGTGATGAAACGATCTTGTATGAATCTGGCCACGGCCACGAGATCCAAGAAGTTCGTATCATCAAAGGTCTAGATAACCCAGAGTTAGATGAAGCGGTAGGTGCAGATCTTGCGGAAAGCGTACGTGAAGAGCTAGAGCTTGTTATCGGTGCTTGCCCTGAGTTTGACCTAGAGTTGTTCCTTGCGGGTGAACTAACGCCGGTTTACTTCGGT
Coding sequences:
- the ubiT gene encoding ubiquinone anaerobic biosynthesis accessory factor UbiT, with the translated sequence MINKIRTQLVQNAASILRSPVQLLPKTVQKRALLEALKNVFKEALEDGDFEFLEDKWLKVSIKDMGLSWCISYKNEQLVVADKEVAEDVSFSGNLNDLVLIAGRKEDPDTLFFQRRLSIEGDTELGLEVKNLMDSVDLDLLPTPMKTLLNQLADFVQKGVQSPDTQSEVMNAYSN
- a CDS encoding GNAT family N-acetyltransferase, whose translation is MLIRTEAPADILVIDRLLKSVFETDAEANLVMSLRENSHLTLSLVACSDEGEVVGHLMFSPITLDGDDHNWQGLAPLAVKEEFRNQGIAKSLVEDAFSTLVDFGYPACVVLGDPAYYSRFGFKAASEFGLSCVWDVPEGAFQAIELVDGAFAGHAGEIAYSPEFNDL
- a CDS encoding DNA polymerase III subunit psi codes for the protein MSQTHAQYLQEMGISQWELSHPERLAGYESELTPLSNDCKLLLVSPEKPQEDLAVMFERVLKSIKLDLSQALHLQPQHLSTVDLGSVEWVWFAGCESPQELKAKTLQSPLLSDINGNNQHRRDLWQQICAYD
- the rimI gene encoding ribosomal protein S18-alanine N-acetyltransferase; translation: MTNQFLPTSQQHLDAIWQIEQAAHSHPWSENMIRDLENRGACHHVLEVDGQVVGYFFAQNIVGEVTLLNIAVDPSQQGKGYGKALTEHFLDMCEQADAESAWLEVRESNVNAFNLYEKAGFNEVDRRRNYYPTKQGNEDAIIMSYLFLSFS